The genomic interval AAAATTGCCGATCCATGCAGATAGGTCTCTCTCGAGGTCTGCCCATGAAATCGTCATGTGTTCTGGAACGTCTATCTCGTCTCTCGGCTGTAGATGCTCCGCTACCTCTGTAGGCGTTGAAATAGTTAGGTTTTCCCATTTTAGTATTTCGCCTGGAAGCCACCTTAGGAACTCAAATATACCTGTCTCGGCGGGGAAGTGTTCTCCAAAGGTTTCATAGTCGATGGCTATTAGTATGACGTCGCCAGGTGTCGCCGCTAGCCATGCCGAGTATTTTTCAGCGGTAAGTGGATACTCATTCCACCATGTAGAGCCAAAGCGGAAGCCTATGTCGTCCGACAGCCTGTAGTTCCTCATTAGGACACGTATATTGCAGTTCTTTGCCTTGTATAGGTAATTGGGGCTCCTCCAGCCAAGTATTCTTTCGACGCCTTCCGTTAATACAACTTTGTATCCAAGCCTGTCAAAGAGGCAACCAACATAGTTGTTGTAAATGAACTCTGTGTTTTCTATAGCTCTGGGCTCGTAATTTAGCTCTTTCTTGATAAGCCTCCTGTGCTCGTTGACCTGATATATAAACTCTTCTTCTGCCACTAGAAAAGCCAAACTATGATAATATGTTTGGTCTAAGAACTCAACCAGCCCTGTCGAGGCAAGCTGTCTAAAGCTTTCAACAAGCTCTGGGAACCATCTAGAAGCCTGCTCCAAGAGGACGCCAGACACGCTATAGGCTACTTTGAATTTTTTCCCAGAGTCCTTGAAGTACTCGATCTGCTGCTTTATTGTATAGTTTGCAGGCAAATAGCATCTCTTCGCAACCCTCTCAAAAACATACCTGTTTAGATCCTCATCAAAGTATATTTTTTCTAGGTCTTCTGGGGTCAATCTTCCCTTTCTTATGAGGTTGCTTAGGAGAAGAGATTTAATGTTTCTGCGGAGCCTATACGGCTGGTGAACTTCAAACATAAATACGATATGCTTCAATCTTCCACCAAGTTTTATAATAGAAAATAAAAATTTATAGATGTTGCGTGGAAGCCCTACTTTTGGGACTTATTGTACCTATCGATTGCTTTTTGTATGGCTTCGAGGGCAGCTTCGCGTCCTTTCCAGTTCCTGACTTTGACCCATTTCCCCTTCTCTAGCTCCTTGTAGTGCTCAAAGAAGTGTTTAATACGCTCTTTCACTACATCGTCTACATCGTTGATGTCCTTTATTTTTGCAAACCTGTTGTCTATTTTTTCGTGGGGCACAGCTATGATTTTGCTGTCGGGTCCATTTTCGTCTTCCATCTCGAGGAGACCTATTGGTCTAGCGCGGACGACACTTCCGGGAGCCACTGAGTCGTAGCTGAGTAAAACCACGTCTACTGGGTCGCCGTCCTCTTCTAGCGTCTTGGGGACAAAGCCATAGTTAAAGGGGAAGACCATGCTCGTGAAAAGAACCCTGTCGACAAATATCATCCCGCTTTCCTTGTCGAGCTCGTACTTTATGTTGCTCCCAAGGGGGATCTCAACGACAACATAAATGTCTTCTGGAGGGTTTTTCCCTGGGGGAATATTCAGAGGCATTTTCTCACCAATGGATACAATCTCTGGAAGACTTTAAAAAATGTTGTGTTAGATCATGACAGGCGTAAATTAGTCAATTAGCCTTGTTATCCGTCCTATTGCTCTCGTCCTAGAATCTCTCAGTATTATCCTTGTGTCGGTTTCCAGGTACCAGGGATGGTAGAGAAACCTTAGCCTAACAATCCCCGAATCCCCTGTCCTCATGGGTTCAAGGCTCATATAAATAAACATTACTGGGCTCCTAATCGAGTGGGCATGTAAAACTGTCTGGTATCCTCTTCTAATAGTCGTAGGGTGTTTTAGCACGACGATGTGTGCCTCGAACTCCCATACAGGCTTTAACTCTTGCTGAGTTACTACAAGCCCTTTCTCCAGCTCCTCATAGCTTATTCCAGAAATTGCTAGAGTAGCTTCTTCGCCAGCCTTAGCTTTGGACGCTACAGTCCTGTTTATGTGAATGGATTTTACACGTATCTTTTTCCATGAAGAATCCTGAAGGGGTCCGATGTACACCTCGTCGTCTTCTTTGATTACTCCCCTTTCAATTGTTACAGCCACTACGGGTCCAACGCCTTTCACATCGTATACATCGCTAACATATGCTAGAAGTGGCTTGTCGATGTTCTCGTTCCACCTGAGCCTGGGTGGTAGAAGGTTTAAAAACTCTGTTAAGATGCTTAGTCCTTCGCCTGTTGTGTTTGATATTAGAAATATTGGGACGACGCGTCCACTCGGCATTAATTCGACTAGCCTGTACACATCCCCTAAAGTCTTTACGACGACAGGCTTTCTGTCTACCCTCCTGAGAGTTTCAACCGTATCAATGAGGGTGGCTTCTAGAACCTTTTTATCCACCAAATCTATTTTTGTCAACACGATGAAGACTGGGATACGTAGGGCAAGTCCTACGCCTAGATGTTCCCTCCCCATCACCTGTAAACCAGAATTAGCGGCGACAACAAGCATTATGTAGTCTGGTAGACGCGCCATTACTCCCCTAAGCGCAGTTCTCAGATACCTTTCGTGCCCTCCAACATCTACAAAGTAGACAACCTTCTTAGAAGACAAATATATCTGTGCTTCATCTAGTGGGTTTGGAAGGTTCCAGTTTATTGGCCGGCCGTCCATGTCGAATCCAAGCAGTCTTACAACAACGGAGGAAGTTCTACCCGTGACTATTTCATGTTCGAACCTTGCAATTTTTCTCATGCTTCTTCCTCTTCCATCATCAAGTTCACCCGTGCAGAGGGTACCTATCGTTGTGCTTTTCCCCGCGTCCACGTTCCCCATAACAGCTATCGTTGTCTGAACAGGTGGAGACTCCTCCCTGCCTACCCGCACGAGAACTCTAACTAGACTCCTGTTTCCGACTGGGGCTTTCTCGAGGACTCTTATTTTTGCCCCTATTTTTCCTGCAACGTCGTCTAATATTTGGAGGGTTTCTTCTTCCTCTTGTGGCGTCAAACCAATTGGTGTCCCATCATCGTCAAACCCAAGAAGATATATTGCCTCGCCCCCGCCCTCAAACAGCCTGTAACGCATCTGTGAAGCTAGATTCTCTATTCTTTCTGGGTTGTTACACGAG from Thermofilum adornatum carries:
- the ppa gene encoding inorganic diphosphatase; this encodes MPLNIPPGKNPPEDIYVVVEIPLGSNIKYELDKESGMIFVDRVLFTSMVFPFNYGFVPKTLEEDGDPVDVVLLSYDSVAPGSVVRARPIGLLEMEDENGPDSKIIAVPHEKIDNRFAKIKDINDVDDVVKERIKHFFEHYKELEKGKWVKVRNWKGREAALEAIQKAIDRYNKSQK
- a CDS encoding GTPBP1 family GTP-binding protein, producing MSSKLPKENETGAIEYKSRLSCNNPERIENLASQMRYRLFEGGGEAIYLLGFDDDGTPIGLTPQEEEETLQILDDVAGKIGAKIRVLEKAPVGNRSLVRVLVRVGREESPPVQTTIAVMGNVDAGKSTTIGTLCTGELDDGRGRSMRKIARFEHEIVTGRTSSVVVRLLGFDMDGRPINWNLPNPLDEAQIYLSSKKVVYFVDVGGHERYLRTALRGVMARLPDYIMLVVAANSGLQVMGREHLGVGLALRIPVFIVLTKIDLVDKKVLEATLIDTVETLRRVDRKPVVVKTLGDVYRLVELMPSGRVVPIFLISNTTGEGLSILTEFLNLLPPRLRWNENIDKPLLAYVSDVYDVKGVGPVVAVTIERGVIKEDDEVYIGPLQDSSWKKIRVKSIHINRTVASKAKAGEEATLAISGISYEELEKGLVVTQQELKPVWEFEAHIVVLKHPTTIRRGYQTVLHAHSIRSPVMFIYMSLEPMRTGDSGIVRLRFLYHPWYLETDTRIILRDSRTRAIGRITRLID
- a CDS encoding glycoside hydrolase family 57 protein; the protein is MFEVHQPYRLRRNIKSLLLSNLIRKGRLTPEDLEKIYFDEDLNRYVFERVAKRCYLPANYTIKQQIEYFKDSGKKFKVAYSVSGVLLEQASRWFPELVESFRQLASTGLVEFLDQTYYHSLAFLVAEEEFIYQVNEHRRLIKKELNYEPRAIENTEFIYNNYVGCLFDRLGYKVVLTEGVERILGWRSPNYLYKAKNCNIRVLMRNYRLSDDIGFRFGSTWWNEYPLTAEKYSAWLAATPGDVILIAIDYETFGEHFPAETGIFEFLRWLPGEILKWENLTISTPTEVAEHLQPRDEIDVPEHMTISWADLERDLSAWIGNFMQQDAFNRLRDLWLQIKALRNPGYERLWRLLSISDHFYYMSTKGGGPGDVHSYFSPYKNPYEAHMLFSEAIGDLETRTLLALENDKKALMRYAWMRSLPDENKFYFYAGPGKPLGKQAWNMFSFIEALREVPPETIVHHQSLQDFANWIEYVVGDVELARKIREINVASPEEIRKQLLSVLENRRAELFG